A window of Myxococcales bacterium contains these coding sequences:
- a CDS encoding PhzF family phenazine biosynthesis protein, translated as MKLPFRIVNVFGVEGGTFSGNPLCVFPGSDGLPDATMQALARQTNLSETTFVLAPEREDTDVRVRIFTPSYEMPFAGHPSLGTAFVVARGRSRIVLGTNAGPVPVTVRGPFCELRAAKEPTLRAVEPSRRDAEVALGLHDGALREAPMWVDTGAPQIVAFVDGEATLAAARPTFEGLVRLARGASPDESMVYLVAERGDGTCVARFFFTQLGGVVEDPATGSACANLGGYLASARGRRDVALRVLQGADVGRPSELFLRVDTDGIFVGGRVAEIMEGVASLDAGA; from the coding sequence GTGAAGCTCCCGTTCCGAATCGTCAACGTGTTCGGCGTCGAAGGGGGCACCTTCTCCGGCAACCCTCTCTGCGTCTTCCCCGGCTCGGACGGGCTCCCCGACGCCACGATGCAGGCGCTCGCGCGTCAGACGAACCTCTCGGAGACGACCTTCGTGCTCGCCCCGGAGCGTGAGGACACCGACGTTCGTGTGCGCATCTTCACGCCGTCGTACGAGATGCCCTTCGCCGGCCATCCTTCGCTCGGGACGGCGTTCGTGGTCGCGAGGGGGCGCTCGCGGATCGTGCTCGGAACGAACGCAGGTCCCGTCCCCGTGACGGTTCGTGGGCCCTTCTGCGAGCTCCGCGCGGCAAAAGAGCCCACGCTGCGCGCGGTGGAGCCGTCGCGCCGCGACGCCGAGGTCGCGCTCGGGCTCCATGACGGGGCGCTCCGCGAAGCTCCGATGTGGGTCGACACGGGAGCTCCTCAGATCGTCGCGTTCGTCGACGGTGAGGCCACCCTCGCCGCCGCGCGCCCCACGTTCGAGGGGCTCGTGCGGCTCGCGCGCGGGGCCTCGCCCGACGAGTCCATGGTCTATCTCGTCGCCGAGCGTGGCGACGGCACCTGCGTGGCCCGGTTCTTCTTCACGCAGCTCGGTGGGGTCGTCGAGGATCCGGCCACGGGCTCCGCGTGCGCGAACCTCGGCGGGTACCTCGCGTCGGCGCGGGGGCGAAGGGACGTGGCCTTGCGTGTCCTCCAAGGCGCCGACGTCGGTCGCCCGTCCGAGCTCTTCCTCCGCGTCGACACCGACGGCATCTTCGTCGGTGGCCGGGTCGCCGAGATCATGGAAGGGGTCGCGTCGCTCGACGCGGGCGCGTGA
- the egtD gene encoding L-histidine N(alpha)-methyltransferase, whose product MTVVEAFPRSPIAADVLRGLSCPHKSLPPYLFYDAAGSALYERITELPEYYPTRTERAILAVHADDVVRRMRAGATRPLTVVELGAGTATKTQLILEAVVRAQASCRFLAVDVSASALCEAASRLSRELPEIVVERFVGHHEASFPVIRDLGSPTLVLFIGSSIGNFDEAEAHALLAGTRAALRPGDGLLLGTDLRKSPERLVPAYDDAAGVTAAFNKNVLTRINRELGGRFEVETFRHVALWNDEASRIEMHLESLCEQSVSIEQLGLTVHFERGERIHTESSRKYDTTRVDAMLASAGFGREVTYTDDASLFAVHLARAV is encoded by the coding sequence GTGACGGTCGTGGAAGCTTTCCCGAGGTCGCCCATCGCCGCCGACGTGCTCCGCGGGCTCTCTTGCCCACACAAGAGCCTACCCCCCTACCTCTTCTACGACGCCGCCGGCTCGGCCCTCTACGAGCGAATCACCGAGCTCCCGGAGTACTACCCGACGCGCACCGAGCGCGCGATCCTCGCGGTCCACGCGGACGACGTCGTGCGGCGTATGCGAGCGGGCGCGACGCGTCCGCTCACCGTGGTGGAGCTCGGAGCAGGGACGGCCACGAAGACGCAGCTCATCCTCGAGGCGGTCGTGCGCGCGCAGGCGTCGTGTCGATTCCTCGCGGTCGACGTCTCGGCCTCGGCGCTCTGCGAAGCCGCGTCACGCCTCTCGCGGGAGCTGCCCGAGATCGTGGTCGAGCGCTTCGTCGGTCACCACGAGGCGTCGTTCCCCGTCATCCGTGACCTCGGCTCACCGACGCTCGTCCTCTTCATCGGGAGCTCGATCGGCAACTTCGACGAGGCCGAGGCGCACGCGCTCCTCGCGGGCACACGCGCCGCGCTCCGGCCCGGGGATGGCCTCCTCCTCGGCACGGACCTCCGGAAGAGCCCCGAGCGGCTCGTGCCCGCCTACGACGACGCCGCGGGCGTGACGGCGGCGTTCAACAAGAACGTCCTCACCCGCATCAACCGCGAGCTCGGCGGCCGCTTCGAGGTCGAGACGTTCCGTCACGTGGCGCTCTGGAACGACGAAGCGTCACGGATCGAGATGCACCTCGAGAGCCTCTGCGAGCAGTCCGTCTCGATCGAGCAGCTCGGCCTCACCGTTCATTTCGAGCGAGGCGAGCGTATCCACACCGAGTCGAGCCGCAAGTACGACACGACCCGGGTCGACGCCATGCTGGCGAGCGCGGGCTTCGGGCGTGAGGTCACCTACACCGACGACGCGTCGCTCTTCGCGGTGCACCTCGCGCGAGCGGTGTAG
- a CDS encoding DUF2505 family protein, translating to MVKLSMVHVIACETSAFWDSFFDEALSRKLFLEGLGFRDWSVVERSEEGPVLRRTVSVEPTLSLPGPIQKLVGSRFRYMEEGTFDRAAEIFRFKLVPSTLADKVRVEGTMTTKPLGKKTERHVDITVESSVAFVGRLVEESFAKQLEEGWKKGADKQNEWLEAEASGR from the coding sequence ATGGTGAAGCTGTCGATGGTGCACGTGATCGCCTGCGAAACGAGCGCCTTTTGGGACTCGTTCTTCGACGAGGCGCTCTCGCGGAAGCTCTTCCTCGAGGGGCTCGGGTTTCGAGATTGGTCGGTCGTGGAGCGCTCGGAGGAGGGCCCCGTCCTGCGCCGCACGGTGTCGGTCGAGCCGACGCTGTCGCTCCCGGGCCCGATCCAGAAGCTCGTCGGGAGCCGGTTCCGGTACATGGAAGAGGGCACGTTCGATCGCGCCGCGGAGATCTTCCGCTTCAAGCTCGTGCCGAGCACGCTCGCCGACAAGGTTCGCGTCGAGGGGACCATGACGACCAAGCCGCTCGGCAAGAAGACCGAGCGCCACGTCGACATCACCGTCGAGTCGTCCGTCGCCTTCGTGGGGCGCCTCGTCGAAGAGTCGTTCGCGAAGCAGCTCGAAGAAGGCTGGAAGAAGGGCGCCGACAAACAGAACGAGTGGCTCGAGGCCGAAGCGTCGGGCCGTTGA
- a CDS encoding CBS domain-containing protein, translated as MSKPVPPIFKYMTTSPHTVDEKDSIANAAKKMAEHRIRHLPVMSGSKVVGLLSLRDINVIETLQGVDPKTVTVDAAMATQPYQTDAMTPVTEVASTMAEHKYGSAIVVQNNEVVGMFTTVDACRVLAEVFETRLK; from the coding sequence ATGAGCAAGCCCGTTCCCCCGATCTTCAAGTACATGACGACCTCGCCCCACACGGTGGACGAGAAAGACAGCATCGCGAACGCCGCGAAGAAGATGGCCGAGCACCGGATTCGGCACCTCCCGGTCATGTCGGGCTCCAAGGTCGTCGGGCTCCTCAGCCTCCGCGACATCAACGTCATCGAGACGCTCCAGGGCGTGGACCCGAAGACCGTCACGGTCGACGCGGCCATGGCGACGCAGCCCTACCAGACCGACGCCATGACCCCGGTCACCGAGGTGGCGTCGACGATGGCCGAGCACAAGTACGGCTCGGCGATCGTGGTCCAGAACAACGAAGTGGTGGGCATGTTCACCACGGTCGACGCGTGCCGCGTGCTCGCCGAGGTGTTCGAGACGCGCCTCAAGTGA
- a CDS encoding alpha/beta hydrolase, whose translation MARLRSFALAVALAPGALVACALDLAPTTETAPEPSAPAPKVTADTSNDAAPPPRADAEADAGEPCVPGRQATDVGPRAETFSLDVRGQKAFVHDAGKTAGYFHTFDALTVGGGEPHKVHVLLPRKYGESCARYPLVVMNDGHTAFWPGGLANKTFGMAEALADAYARGALREVVVVAVEPVSRNREYTHAPWLTGEACCGAKAYAAWLADGLVPFVDAAYRTQASRDQRFVLGSSHGGLSALYVAGKRPDVFGGAIAMSASLWAGLDDRVSGTRGGPLATSALLSEIGPGLSSATRPKVYLDWGLYREGGTHNTVTEELATTRGRELAGLLVTPAYGYRDGRDLFTVEDPRGEHDETSWGRRLAGALERVVGK comes from the coding sequence GTGGCTCGTCTTCGCTCGTTCGCCCTCGCCGTCGCCCTCGCCCCTGGGGCGCTCGTGGCCTGCGCTCTCGATCTCGCGCCCACCACCGAGACCGCGCCCGAGCCGAGCGCGCCTGCCCCCAAGGTGACCGCCGACACCTCGAACGACGCCGCGCCACCTCCCCGCGCCGACGCCGAGGCCGACGCCGGCGAGCCCTGTGTGCCGGGCCGCCAAGCGACGGACGTCGGGCCGCGCGCCGAGACCTTCTCCCTCGACGTGCGCGGTCAGAAGGCGTTCGTGCACGACGCCGGGAAGACCGCCGGCTACTTCCACACGTTCGACGCGCTCACGGTCGGCGGCGGGGAGCCCCATAAGGTGCACGTGCTCCTCCCTCGGAAATACGGCGAGAGTTGCGCGCGCTACCCGCTCGTCGTCATGAACGACGGTCACACGGCGTTCTGGCCAGGGGGCCTCGCCAACAAGACGTTCGGCATGGCCGAGGCCCTCGCCGACGCGTACGCACGCGGAGCGCTCCGCGAGGTCGTGGTGGTCGCCGTGGAGCCGGTCTCGCGAAACCGCGAGTATACCCACGCGCCGTGGCTCACGGGCGAGGCGTGCTGCGGGGCGAAAGCCTACGCGGCCTGGCTCGCCGACGGGCTCGTCCCCTTCGTCGACGCGGCCTACCGAACGCAGGCCTCGCGCGACCAACGCTTCGTGCTCGGCTCCTCCCACGGCGGTCTCTCGGCGCTCTACGTCGCCGGCAAGCGACCCGACGTCTTCGGCGGGGCGATCGCCATGTCGGCCTCGCTGTGGGCCGGCCTCGACGATCGTGTGTCGGGCACGCGCGGCGGGCCCCTCGCGACGTCGGCGCTGCTGTCCGAGATAGGCCCCGGGCTCTCCTCCGCCACGCGGCCGAAGGTGTACCTCGACTGGGGCCTCTACCGAGAAGGAGGCACGCACAACACGGTCACCGAGGAGCTCGCGACGACACGCGGAAGGGAGCTCGCCGGGCTGCTCGTCACACCGGCCTACGGCTACCGGGACGGCCGCGATCTCTTCACGGTGGAGGACCCTCGCGGCGAGCACGACGAGACCTCGTGGGGCCGCAGGCTCGCGGGCGCGCTCGAGCGCGTCGTGGGCAAGTAG
- a CDS encoding acyl-CoA dehydrogenase, with protein sequence MNVLRRRDLAFFLYDWLDVEALTRRERYAAHSRETFDAVLDTCERIATELFATHARTSDEREPHWDGEKVVLPAEVGVALDAFAKAGLYTAGHDADLGGMQLPMCVEKAGFAYFLAANTATAAYPLLTLGASNLLVAYGSREQIDTYAKPMLEGRYFGTMCLSEEHAGSSVGDITTRAEPVPERPGEYRLFGNKMWISGGDHELSENIVHLVLAKVPGGPKGTKGISLFVVPKWLVSPDGARGERNDVSLAGLNHKMGYRGTVNTLLAFGDGKHTPGGAPGAVGYLLGELHGGMRCMFHMMNEARIMVGLGASALGATAYLHALAYARSRPQGRRLGERDASTPQVPIVEHADVRRMLLAQKAYAEGGLALGLYCAKLVDDTRSAETKEARDEAALLLEILTPIAKSWPSQHALEGTSLAIQVHGGYGYTRDYPVERMYRDNRLNPIHEGTHGIQAQDLLGRKAAMQGGRALFVLASRMQATITRAAETKDERARFGAELGAAVARTSEVTATLFGAGDPARTLANATAYLEAVGHVVVAWMWLELALAAGDGEGVGERADFLRGKRAACRFFFVHELPRTRPLFDLLASLDTTTLDMQDAYF encoded by the coding sequence ATGAACGTCCTCCGGCGCCGCGACCTCGCGTTCTTTCTCTACGACTGGCTCGACGTCGAGGCCCTCACACGGCGTGAGAGATACGCGGCCCACTCGCGCGAGACGTTCGACGCCGTCCTCGACACGTGCGAGCGCATCGCGACCGAGCTCTTCGCGACGCACGCGCGCACCTCCGACGAACGAGAGCCCCACTGGGACGGTGAGAAGGTCGTCCTGCCGGCCGAGGTCGGCGTCGCTCTCGACGCCTTCGCGAAGGCCGGTCTCTACACCGCAGGCCACGACGCCGACCTCGGCGGCATGCAGCTCCCCATGTGCGTCGAGAAGGCCGGCTTTGCCTATTTTCTCGCGGCGAACACGGCGACGGCGGCCTACCCGTTGCTCACGCTCGGCGCCTCCAACCTGCTCGTCGCGTACGGCTCGCGCGAGCAGATCGACACCTACGCGAAGCCCATGCTCGAGGGGCGCTACTTCGGGACCATGTGCCTGTCGGAGGAGCACGCCGGCTCCAGCGTGGGTGACATCACGACCCGCGCCGAGCCCGTGCCCGAGCGGCCCGGTGAGTACCGGCTCTTCGGCAACAAAATGTGGATCTCGGGCGGGGACCACGAGCTGTCGGAGAACATCGTGCACCTCGTGCTCGCCAAGGTGCCGGGCGGCCCGAAGGGGACGAAGGGCATCTCGCTCTTCGTGGTGCCCAAGTGGCTCGTCTCGCCGGACGGTGCTCGGGGCGAGCGCAACGACGTGTCGCTCGCGGGCCTCAACCACAAGATGGGCTACCGAGGCACGGTGAACACGCTGCTCGCGTTCGGCGACGGAAAACACACGCCGGGCGGCGCGCCCGGGGCCGTGGGCTATCTGCTCGGAGAGCTCCACGGCGGCATGCGGTGCATGTTCCACATGATGAACGAGGCGCGGATCATGGTGGGGCTCGGGGCCTCGGCGCTCGGCGCGACGGCCTACCTCCACGCGCTCGCCTACGCGAGGAGCCGCCCGCAGGGGCGAAGGCTCGGCGAGCGGGATGCGTCGACGCCCCAGGTGCCCATCGTCGAGCACGCCGACGTGAGGCGCATGTTGCTCGCGCAGAAGGCCTACGCCGAAGGGGGGCTCGCCCTCGGGCTCTACTGCGCGAAGCTCGTCGACGACACCCGCTCGGCCGAGACGAAGGAGGCGCGCGACGAGGCGGCGCTCCTGCTCGAGATCCTCACCCCCATCGCGAAGAGCTGGCCGTCCCAGCACGCGCTCGAGGGCACGAGCCTCGCGATCCAGGTGCACGGTGGGTACGGCTACACGCGCGACTACCCCGTCGAGCGCATGTACCGCGACAACCGCCTGAACCCGATCCACGAGGGCACGCACGGTATCCAGGCTCAGGATCTGCTCGGTCGGAAGGCCGCCATGCAGGGCGGGCGAGCGCTCTTCGTGCTCGCGTCGCGCATGCAGGCCACCATCACGCGCGCGGCCGAGACGAAGGACGAGCGCGCCCGCTTCGGGGCCGAGCTCGGGGCGGCCGTCGCGCGTACGTCGGAGGTGACCGCCACGCTCTTCGGTGCGGGGGATCCGGCGCGCACCCTCGCGAACGCCACGGCCTACCTCGAGGCCGTCGGCCACGTGGTCGTCGCGTGGATGTGGCTCGAGCTCGCGCTCGCGGCCGGGGACGGTGAGGGCGTCGGCGAGCGCGCCGATTTTCTACGAGGGAAGCGTGCGGCCTGCAGGTTCTTCTTCGTGCACGAGCTCCCGCGGACGAGGCCGCTCTTCGACCTGCTCGCGTCGCTCGACACGACCACCCTCGACATGCAGGACGCCTATTTCTGA
- a CDS encoding aldehyde dehydrogenase family protein — MTKYVAPNQPGSKVEFRSRYANYIDGIWLPPRREQYFENVSPVNGRPFCEIPRSTAEDIELALDAAHRAKVAWGKKPVAERAMVLSRIADRMEQNLEALAVAETWDNGKPVRETLAADIPLAIDHFRYFAACVRAQEGTCAELDDGTVAYHFHEPLGVVGQIIPWNFPLLMAAWKLAPALAAGNAVVLKPAEQTPFSILKWLEIVGDLLPPGVLNVVNGFGLEAGKPLASSNRISKIAFTGETSTGRLIMSYASENLIPVTLELGGKSPNVFFADVGRERDAFYEKALEGFNMFALNQGEVCTCPSRALVQASFAGEFLAHATERTKKHVPGDPLDTETTVGAQASKEQLEKILSYIEIGKAEGCEVATGGVRAELSGDLSGGYYVMPTVLRGHNRMRVFQEEIFGPVVATTTFSDFDDAMAIANDTSFGLGAGVWTRDVHTAYRAARAIQAGRVWTNCYHLYPAHAAFGGYKQSGIGRETHKMMLDHYQQTKNVLVSYDKNPMGFF; from the coding sequence ATGACCAAATACGTTGCCCCCAATCAGCCCGGATCGAAGGTCGAGTTTCGATCGCGTTATGCAAACTACATCGATGGCATCTGGCTCCCGCCTCGCCGCGAGCAGTACTTCGAGAACGTCTCTCCCGTGAACGGGCGCCCCTTCTGCGAGATCCCCCGCTCCACGGCCGAGGACATCGAGCTCGCGCTGGACGCGGCCCACCGGGCCAAGGTCGCGTGGGGCAAGAAGCCCGTCGCGGAGCGCGCCATGGTGCTGAGCCGCATCGCCGATCGCATGGAGCAGAACCTCGAGGCCCTCGCGGTCGCCGAGACGTGGGACAACGGAAAACCCGTCCGCGAGACGCTCGCCGCCGACATCCCTCTCGCGATCGATCACTTCCGGTACTTCGCGGCGTGCGTGCGCGCCCAAGAGGGGACGTGCGCCGAGCTCGACGACGGCACGGTGGCGTACCACTTCCACGAGCCGCTCGGCGTGGTCGGGCAGATCATTCCCTGGAATTTCCCGCTCCTCATGGCCGCATGGAAGCTCGCCCCCGCGCTCGCGGCGGGCAACGCCGTGGTGCTGAAGCCGGCCGAGCAGACGCCGTTCTCGATCTTGAAGTGGCTCGAGATCGTGGGCGATCTGCTGCCGCCCGGTGTGCTCAACGTGGTGAACGGGTTCGGCCTCGAGGCCGGCAAGCCGCTCGCCTCGTCGAACCGGATCTCCAAGATCGCGTTCACGGGCGAGACCAGCACCGGGCGCCTCATCATGAGCTACGCGTCCGAGAACCTCATCCCGGTGACGCTCGAGCTCGGCGGAAAGTCGCCCAACGTCTTTTTCGCCGACGTGGGCCGCGAGCGTGACGCCTTCTACGAGAAGGCCCTCGAGGGCTTCAACATGTTCGCGTTGAACCAGGGCGAGGTGTGCACCTGCCCGTCGCGTGCGCTCGTCCAGGCTTCGTTCGCGGGCGAGTTCTTGGCTCACGCGACCGAGCGCACGAAGAAACACGTGCCCGGCGATCCGCTCGACACGGAGACCACCGTGGGCGCTCAGGCCTCGAAGGAGCAGCTCGAGAAGATCCTCTCGTACATCGAGATCGGCAAGGCAGAGGGGTGCGAGGTCGCCACCGGCGGCGTGCGCGCGGAGCTCTCGGGTGACCTCTCCGGCGGGTACTACGTCATGCCGACGGTGCTCCGCGGGCACAACCGCATGCGCGTCTTCCAAGAAGAGATCTTCGGGCCGGTCGTCGCCACGACGACGTTCTCGGACTTCGACGACGCGATGGCCATCGCGAACGATACGTCGTTCGGGCTCGGCGCGGGCGTGTGGACCCGTGACGTGCACACGGCCTACCGCGCCGCGCGCGCCATCCAGGCCGGTCGTGTGTGGACGAACTGCTACCACCTCTACCCGGCGCACGCGGCGTTCGGCGGCTACAAGCAGTCGGGCATCGGGCGCGAGACCCACAAGATGATGCTCGATCACTACCAACAGACGAAGAACGTGCTCGTGAGCTACGACAAGAACCCCATGGGCTTCTTCTGA
- a CDS encoding MarR family transcriptional regulator, which yields MARTKKTNEEAELTDAKAASTLQLLFKAARLVDEEALRRIAAIPGRPSLRRSHTALLPHIDLDGTRVSELAERVGVTKQAISQLLDDLEGAGVVARIADPADARGRLVVFTAEGRRGILEGLAVLARLEAELREKVGKPAMDGLAVGVRAVVEELGSRVPTGSGRLRSSRR from the coding sequence ATGGCGCGCACGAAGAAGACGAACGAGGAGGCCGAGCTCACGGACGCCAAGGCGGCGAGCACGCTCCAGCTCCTCTTCAAGGCCGCGCGTCTCGTGGACGAAGAGGCGCTGCGGCGAATCGCGGCGATCCCGGGGCGCCCCTCGCTCCGGCGGTCGCACACGGCGCTCCTTCCGCACATCGACCTCGACGGCACGCGGGTCTCGGAGCTCGCCGAGCGTGTCGGCGTGACGAAGCAGGCGATCTCGCAGCTCCTCGACGATCTCGAGGGCGCCGGGGTCGTGGCCAGGATCGCCGATCCGGCGGACGCACGAGGCCGGCTCGTCGTGTTCACCGCCGAGGGACGTCGAGGGATCCTCGAAGGTCTCGCGGTGCTCGCACGCCTCGAGGCCGAGCTCCGTGAGAAGGTCGGCAAGCCTGCGATGGACGGGCTGGCGGTCGGGGTGCGCGCCGTCGTCGAGGAGCTCGGTTCGCGCGTGCCGACCGGGAGCGGGCGCCTACGGAGCTCGCGGCGCTGA
- a CDS encoding M23 family metallopeptidase: MPNGVLWSEAFGLLPVRERLNDTWLTLRGDSHTPKTKFGPSSLRIFRPEQAMKLWLGAWAERRRAVVYNLFNHTPTPASEGWSVRKTQVRDFRGGTLTYDSHNGTDFAIPLGTPVVAPAAARVGYVTSEFNRGGLKVVLDHGDGLVTTHAHLARSLVRPGQRVARGEPFALSGMSGLNGFLFFPWESPHLHMNVLFRGVAVDPFACEGKNLWNAREPLPTAPEASREVPASRWDEAAIDDEIRACAHPAQREALRAIPDLELRATALLHDRHYYPTRFTKHHALYLGEGEPAGRLALPFSPRDVDGMAFPS; the protein is encoded by the coding sequence ATGCCCAATGGAGTTCTCTGGTCCGAGGCCTTCGGCCTCCTCCCCGTGCGCGAACGCCTGAACGACACGTGGCTCACGCTGCGGGGCGATAGCCACACACCGAAGACGAAGTTCGGTCCGAGCAGCCTTCGCATCTTCCGCCCCGAGCAGGCGATGAAGCTCTGGCTCGGCGCGTGGGCCGAGCGGCGCCGCGCCGTCGTCTACAACCTCTTCAACCACACCCCCACGCCGGCGAGCGAGGGGTGGAGCGTCCGCAAGACCCAGGTGCGCGACTTCCGCGGGGGCACACTCACGTACGACAGCCACAACGGCACCGACTTCGCGATCCCCCTCGGCACGCCCGTGGTCGCGCCCGCGGCCGCGCGCGTCGGCTACGTGACGAGCGAGTTCAACCGAGGCGGTCTGAAGGTCGTGCTCGACCACGGCGACGGGCTCGTGACCACGCACGCGCACCTCGCGCGATCGCTCGTGCGTCCGGGCCAGCGGGTGGCGCGCGGCGAGCCCTTCGCGCTCTCGGGCATGAGCGGGCTGAACGGCTTCCTCTTCTTCCCGTGGGAGAGCCCGCACCTCCACATGAACGTGCTCTTCCGCGGCGTCGCGGTGGACCCCTTCGCCTGCGAGGGAAAGAACCTGTGGAACGCGCGCGAGCCCTTGCCCACGGCACCCGAGGCCTCACGGGAGGTCCCCGCCTCGCGCTGGGACGAGGCCGCGATCGACGACGAGATCCGCGCGTGTGCCCACCCGGCTCAACGCGAGGCGCTACGGGCGATCCCCGATCTCGAGCTCCGCGCCACGGCGCTCTTGCACGACCGCCACTACTACCCGACGCGGTTCACGAAGCACCACGCCCTCTACCTTGGCGAGGGAGAACCCGCGGGGCGCCTCGCTCTTCCGTTCTCGCCCCGCGACGTCGACGGCATGGCCTTCCCGAGCTGA
- a CDS encoding sigma-54-dependent Fis family transcriptional regulator encodes MLTLPEPERELWERFVSRGRVLASHPVLTRWKRALSLGVAADVVAKPSGLDGARLRERRERCDTLLEEGLPIVDPMASELDAHGLLAVLTDEEGIILASRGGGVFVGRAEAARLVEGARWDEPERGTNAIGTAIAEAVPVCVVGRAHFERANHGLVCYATPVHDAAGRLVGVLNVSGPVEAHNPYAKLAVLASGRAIERALRARAFGEAVPGGIDVLTRLADRASTPTYVTGARGELLHRNEGARALGRAEGLDAVLEQLSCSPEARAREVDLGRRFVAHPEPLFSRDGARIGTIVHLEPAQGRAPSRPPRAKASAFDTILGSDPSIVAAKNAAERFARTDLTVLLLAETGTGKELFARAIHAESPRKGGPFVAINCGAVTESLVASELFGYGPGAFTGARPQGQDGKFAAAAGGTLFLDEVAELPASAQAALLRVLEDGTYSRVGENDVRRANVRIVCATCRDLPAMVEAGAFRRDLYFRIKGAKVSLPPLRARADVRELARELVAALSQGRASSLLPEAEEALALYDFPGNVRELKTALTYALALSDGGPIGEEHLPDDIREATPPPAPLVSPLPDRREGARATAERDALRAALDGARGNMSEAARQLGVARSTLYRMLVRHKIPAP; translated from the coding sequence ATGTTGACGTTGCCGGAGCCTGAACGAGAGCTGTGGGAGCGGTTCGTGAGCCGAGGTCGGGTGCTCGCGTCGCACCCCGTGCTCACGCGATGGAAGCGGGCGCTCTCCCTCGGCGTCGCCGCGGACGTGGTGGCGAAGCCCTCGGGGCTCGACGGCGCCCGGCTCCGTGAGCGACGAGAGCGCTGCGATACGCTGCTCGAGGAGGGCCTCCCCATCGTCGACCCGATGGCGAGCGAGCTCGACGCCCACGGGCTGCTCGCGGTCCTCACCGACGAAGAGGGCATCATCCTCGCGAGCCGTGGCGGAGGGGTGTTCGTGGGCCGCGCGGAGGCGGCGCGCCTCGTCGAGGGCGCCCGGTGGGACGAGCCCGAGCGCGGCACCAACGCGATCGGCACCGCCATCGCCGAGGCGGTCCCCGTGTGCGTCGTGGGGCGCGCCCACTTCGAGCGCGCGAACCACGGGCTCGTCTGCTACGCGACCCCGGTGCACGACGCCGCCGGGCGGCTCGTGGGCGTGCTCAACGTTTCCGGGCCGGTCGAGGCGCACAACCCCTACGCCAAGCTCGCCGTGCTCGCGTCCGGGCGGGCGATCGAGCGGGCGCTACGGGCGCGCGCGTTCGGAGAGGCCGTCCCCGGCGGCATCGACGTGCTCACGCGGCTCGCCGATCGCGCGTCCACCCCGACGTACGTGACGGGCGCGCGTGGCGAGCTCCTTCATCGAAACGAGGGCGCGCGCGCGCTCGGGCGGGCCGAGGGCCTCGACGCCGTCCTCGAGCAGCTCTCGTGCTCTCCCGAAGCGCGAGCCCGCGAGGTCGACCTCGGGCGCAGGTTCGTGGCCCACCCCGAGCCGCTCTTCTCCCGCGACGGCGCGCGGATCGGCACGATCGTGCACCTGGAGCCCGCACAAGGCCGCGCTCCCTCGCGACCGCCCCGGGCAAAGGCATCGGCCTTCGACACGATCCTAGGCTCGGACCCGTCGATCGTGGCGGCCAAGAACGCCGCCGAGCGGTTCGCGCGCACCGATCTCACCGTGCTCCTGCTCGCCGAGACGGGCACGGGGAAGGAGCTCTTCGCGCGCGCCATCCACGCCGAGAGCCCTCGCAAGGGCGGGCCCTTCGTGGCCATCAACTGCGGCGCGGTCACCGAGTCGCTCGTCGCGAGCGAGCTCTTCGGGTACGGCCCCGGCGCCTTCACGGGCGCGAGGCCTCAGGGCCAAGACGGAAAATTCGCGGCCGCCGCCGGAGGCACCCTCTTCCTCGACGAGGTCGCCGAGCTGCCCGCTTCGGCGCAAGCGGCGCTCCTCCGTGTGCTCGAGGACGGCACCTACTCACGCGTCGGAGAGAACGACGTCCGGCGCGCGAACGTACGCATCGTGTGCGCGACGTGCCGCGATCTGCCGGCGATGGTCGAGGCCGGGGCCTTCCGGAGAGACCTTTACTTCCGCATCAAGGGAGCGAAGGTGTCGCTCCCTCCCCTCCGTGCACGCGCCGACGTACGCGAGCTCGCCCGAGAGCTCGTCGCCGCGCTGTCGCAGGGGCGTGCGTCGTCCTTGCTCCCCGAGGCCGAAGAGGCGCTCGCCCTCTACGATTTCCCCGGCAACGTGCGCGAGCTCAAGACCGCGCTCACGTACGCCCTCGCGCTCTCCGACGGCGGCCCCATCGGCGAGGAGCACCTCCCCGACGACATACGCGAGGCCACTCCCCCACCCGCGCCCCTGGTCTCTCCCCTCCCCGACCGCCGTGAAGGGGCGCGCGCCACCGCCGAACGCGACGCTCTCCGCGCGGCGCTCGACGGCGCACGCGGCAACATGAGCGAGGCCGCGAGGCAGCTCGGCGTCGCCCGGAGCACCCTCTACCGGATGCTCGTTCGCCATAAAATTCCTGCGCCTTGA